The Urbifossiella limnaea nucleotide sequence GGCGAGAAGCGCCCGCCAGTACGCGGGCACGTCGTGGGCCAGCGGGTTGACGGTCCCGAGGCCGGTGATGACCACCCGGCGGCGTGTCATGGGTGCGGGCACCTGAGTCGTCAGCCCTGGGGCTTGTTCTTGAGGGCGGCCTCGATGAAGTCGACGGCCTCGCCGACCGTCTTGATCTTCTCGGCCTGGTCGTCGGGGATCTGGATGTCGAACTCCTCCTCGAGTTCCATCACCAGCTCGACGATGTCGAGGGAGTCGGCCCCGATGTCCTCGATGAACTTGGTGGTGCGGCTGACCTGGTCCTTCTGGACGGCCAGGTGCTCGCAGACGATCTCGGTGACGCGCTGCTCGACGGACACGGTTACACCCTCCGGCGGCGGGCGGCCCCGCCGAGCCCCGCGGACCGGCTCCGACCGGCCGCCGCGGCAATGGGAACGGTATGGCTTCGGCCCGCGGCGGCCAGCGGAGGGCCGGGCGGATCACTCCTCGACTCCCGAAAGCCGGGCGGACACGACAGATACTAGCGATCCCGCGGGCGAACGGACACCCGCGGGCGTCGCGCGGAAGCCCGAAATTCGAAATCCGAAGCCCGAAATCCGAAACCGGCGGTGTGGCTCGAATGTCGGCTTTCGGACTTCGGCATTATGCCGTCACGTTGGTGAAGTCGGCCTTGCGGTGGACGCGCTTCATGAGCCCGGCCAGCACCCGCCCGGGGCCGACCTCGTAGAACCGCTCCACGCCGGCCGCCATCAGCCCGCGCAGCGTGTCCTCCCAGCGCACCGGCGACAGCACCTGACGCACCAGCAGTTCCCGGATTTCGGCCGGGTCGGTGTGCGGCCGCGCGTCCACGTTCGACCACACGGGGGTCGTCGGCGGCTTGAGCTCGACGCCCGCCAGGGCCGCCGCCAGTGCGTCGTCGGCGGGCTTCATCAAGGCGGTGTGGAACGCCCCGGCCACGGCCAGCCGGGCGGTGCGGATGCCGCCCTTCTCCTGGCACAGCTGTTCGAGCCGGTCGAGCGCCGGCAGCACGCCGGACGCGACCGTGTTCCCCGGGCAGAGGTAGTTCGCCACTTCCAGGGTTCCGGCGGCCCGCGCCTCGGCCACCAGCGCCTCCACGTCCGGGGCGTCGACGCCGAGCACCGCGACCATTCCCGACGGCGTGGCAACCGCGGCCGCCTGCATGGCCGCGCCGCGGGCCTTCACGACCTTCAGGCCGTCGTCGAACGACAGCGCCCCGGCGAAGACGAGGGCGGTGTACTCCCCGAGGCTGAGGCCGGCGGTCGCGGTGACGGCCGACAGCGCCTCCGGCTGCGTAGCGCGGAGTTGGTCGAGGGCGGCGAGGCTGGCGACGAAGATGGCCGGCTGGCTGACGTCGGTGGCGTTGAGCCGCTCCGCCGGGCCGTTGACGCACACGTCCAGCAGGTCGTACCCCAGGGCGGCCGAGGCGTGCTGGAACAGGTCGTGGGCCGGCGGGTGACTCTGGCACAGCGCGCCGGCCATGCCGACGGCCTGGGCACCCTGGCCGGGGAAGAGGAGAGCGGTGTTCGGCATCGGGAGGGGTCCGCGTCGGAGGTCGGGCCTCGGAGGCGCGGCCCGACCGACGAGCCGCGGGCCGCGTTACTTCGCGTCGTCGCCGGCGTCCATGTTGATGACCTCGCGGCCCTGGTAGGAGCCGCAGTTCGGGCACAGGCGGTGCGGCATCACCGCCTCGTTGCACTTCGGGCAGTACTGCACCTGCACCGGCGTGACGTGGTGGTGGCTGCGGCGGGTGCCCTTGCGGGACCGCGACGTGCGGCGCTTCGGAACGGCCATCTCTAACCCCCAGCCGGAGCGGTGGACGGAAACAAGACGGATATCGTAGGACCGCGGCCGGGGGGCGTCAACGCGCAGGCCCGGGTCCGACGCCACACTCCAACAGGGTGATCGACCCCGCCGGGTGACACACCGCCGCCCCCGACGACGCCGGCAACAGCACCACATCCCCGACCGACACCGGCGTGCGCGTCCCGTTCACCAACTCGCCCGACCCCGCCACGCACACGACCAGCCGGCAGAGCCCGTTCTCCCCGACGACGAACGGCGTCTCGCTCGTCTGCCGGAACAACGTGAAATACTGGCAGTCGGCCAGCCACTCCACCGGTTCCCGGCGGGCCGACACCCGCCGCCGGGTCGGCGTGACCGGTGGGCACGGGCCGCGGGTGAAGTCGGCGCACGCCAGCCCCTGCTCGACGTGCAGCTCGCGCGGCTGCTTCGTCTTCTCGTCCACCCGGTCCCAGTCGTACAGCCGGTACGTGATGTCGCACGTCTGCTGCACCTCGAACACGACCAGTTCGGCCCCGATGGCGTGGACGGTGCCGGCCTCCAGGAAGACGCAGTCGCCGGGCGCCGGCGTGAAGCAGTGGAGCGTCTGCGGCACCGTTTTCGTCACCAGGGCGGCGCGGAAGTCGGCGGCCGTGACGCCCTCGCGGAAGCCGGCGTAGACGCGGCTCGTGTCCGGGTTCGTGCGGAGGATGACCCACGCTTCCGTCTTGCCGTTCGCCCCCGGCTGAGCAGCCGCGGCCTGGGCGTCGTCCGGGTGGACCTGCACCGACAGTTCCTGCCGGGCGTCGATGAACTTCAGCAGCAGCGGGAAGCGGCCGTTGACGAGCGGGGCGCTGCCGAGAATGGCGCGGGCGTCGGCCGCGAGTAGCTGGCGGAGGGTCTTACCGGCGTGGGGGCCGTCGGCAACGATGCTGGGGCTGCCGTCCACGTCCGAGAGCACCCACGCCTCACCGATCGCTCCCGCGCGCGGAGCCGGGCGGCGGAGGAAGGCGGGGAGCCGGCTGCCACCCCAGAGGTTTTCCTTGAAGATCGGCTCGAACCGGAGCGGCGGCAGCGACATCGGGGCATCCTGACCGGGAGGGGCTTTGGAAGGATACCTCACGCCCGGCGGGGGCACCACCCGACCCGGCCGCCGGCCTACTTCGTGAAGTGGAGGGACACGTAAAACTCGTCCCGGTACAGCACCTCGGCCAGCGCCACCCCGCGGGCCGCGAGACGGCCCGTCATCCACGACAGCGGCTCGGGGTGGTCGAACTCGCCGATGTGGCTGACGAACTGCTCGCGCTCGTCGGGCGTGGCCGCGACCCAGGCGGTGCGCACCTCCACGAACAACCGGGCGAGGAACGCTTCCCGCGACTCCCCTTCCCGGCGGTAGGTGTCGGTCCAAACGAACCACCCGCCGGGGGCCAGCACGCGGGCGGTGTCGCCGAGAACACCGGCCTTCCGGTCCGTCGGGAAGTGGTGGAGTGAGAAGCCGGCGAGGACGAGGTCGAACCCGCCGGCGGGTAGGGTGGCAAGCGTGCCGGCGATGTCGCCGCAGATGAGCCGTCGCGTGGCGGTGAGGCAGGACCCGGGCGCGGGCCGGCGGGCGTGCAGGTCGAGTGCGCCTTCGGACAGATCGACGCCGACGTAATCGCTCACCCGGCTCGCGGCGAGCACGTCGGCCGCCACGCGGCCGTCGCCGCAGCCCAGATCAAGCACGCGGAGCGGGCCGGCCCGCCGGGCGAGGGCCGCCCGGACGGCGGCCTCCGTCTCGGCGTGCTTCATGTGGTTGGCGCGGGTGATGCGGTCGTACAGCTCCCACCCGCGGAACAGCTCGGCGGACACGGCTACTTCGCGCCGAAGCAGTACAGGTGGTCCCATGTGCGGACGTACAGCCGGCCGTTGGCGACCGCCGGCGACGCGTACACCTTCTCCTTCAGGTCGTTCGTGGCCAGGACCTTGAACTCCGGCCCGGCCTGGATCACGAACCCGACCCCCTCCCGGCCGACGATCAGAATCTTCCCGTCGGCGTGGACCATGTTGCCGCGGTAGATCTGCTTCGCCGGCAGGGACTGCCGGTACAGTTGCTTGCCGGTGCCGGCGTCGAGCGCGGTCAGCCCGCCGTTGTCGGAGTTGAGCGTGTACACGATGTTGCCGACCCGGAGCGGCGAGACGACGTCCGGCGTCTCCTTGTGCCGCCACTTCTCGGCCGGATTCCCGGGGCTGATCGACCCCGTCGCCCCGACCGGGTTGAACGCCACGAGCGGCCCGTTCTTGCACGACGGCACCAGGATCAGGTCCGGGGTGACCAGCGGGCACGACACGAACCGCCACGCCCCGTTGGTGGTCGGGTTCAGCCCGGCCACGCGCCACACCTCTGCGCCGGTGTCGAGCCGGTGGCCGGTGCAGTAGTCGTTTCCATGGGCCACGAGCAGCGCCTCGCCGCCCGGCCCTTCCCAGACGAATGCCGAGGCGTACACGTCCGGGCTCTCGCCCTTGCTGTACCCCGGCCGCTCGACCGCCCACAGCTCCTTGCCCGTCGCGGCGTCCAGCGCCACCACCTTCTGGGCGTTCTTGTGCATCACCTGGAGGAACAGCTTGTCCTTGTACAGGACCGGGGTCCAGTGGATCCCGAACTGGATCCCCCGGGTGCCGACCTTGCCGTACTTGTCCAGGTCGACCGACCACGTCTCGCGGCCGGCCATGTCGAAGCACGCGAGTTTCATGTTACCGGCGAAGGCCCAGACGTGCTTGCCGTCGGTGCTGCACGACGCCGAGGCGTCGTTCCCCTCGTCCCCGCGGCCGCCGCGGCCGGACGGGCCGCCGAGGCTCGCCTTCCACTTCTCCACCCCGTCGGCGCCGAAGCACAGGAGCGAGGTGCCCGCCGCGTCGAGGGAGGTGATGAAGATCTTGTCCTCCCAGACGCACGGGGTGGACGACCCGCGGCCGGGGAGCTTGACCTTCCAGACGACGTTCTTGTCCGGCCCCCACTCGGTCGGGGCCGGGCCGGCGGCGTGGCCGTCGTTCTTGACGCCGCGCCACTGCGGCCAGTTGTCGGCGGCAACGGGGGCGGTGAGGAGGGCCGCGGCGATCGCGGCCAGCGGGAGGCGGGTCAGCACGGGGACGGGCTCCGGGCGGGAGTGCAAGGGCGGGAATGCGGACCAGCGTATCCGAACCCGCCCGCGGGTTCAACGCACCAGTTCGGGCAGGTACTTCACCGGCAGCGTGCCGTGGCTCAACACCTGCTCGTGGAACGTGCCAAGCACGAAGCCGTCGCCGCGGCGGCGCTGCACGTCCTGCCGCAGCCGGTAGAACGCCGTCCGGCCCACGAAGTACGTCGAGAGCTGCGTGCTGCTCTGCTTCGCCCGCGCCACCTTCGCCACGGCTTCGGCCTCGGTCTGGAAGCCCCGACCCATCAGCAGCGCCAGCGCCTGCTCGTCGGTCATGCCGGCGCAGTGCATGCGGTGGTCGAGGATCGCATTGAGCACCGCCCGCAGGTAGAACTTCAGCTGGTGCAGCCGCAGCGACAGGTCGCCGGCGCCGTAGCCCTGGTCGAGCATCATCTGCTCGGTGTACACCGCCCACCCCTCGGCGAAGACGCCGGACGACAGCACCTTCCGCACCAGCGACGGGCAGCGGTTCGAGTACGCCAGCTGGACGTAGTGCCCGGGGTACGCCTCGTGGATGGTCAGCACCTGGAGCATCGGCGTGTTGTACTCCCGGAAGAACGTCGCCACCCGCTCGGCGCTCCAGTCCCGCGGCGGCGGGGCGACGGCGTACAGGCTGTCCGCCTTCGGGTCGAGGGGCGGGGCCGGGTTCAGGTACGCGGCCGAGAACCCGCGCTGGAACTCCGGCATCTCCACGATCTTGCACGTGTCCGGGTCCGGCAGCGTCAGGATCTTCTTCTCGCGGATGAAGGTGCGGATGCCGTCCACGGTCTTGCGCACGTCGGCGAGGAGGTTCTCCGGCTTGCCGTGGTCCTTGCCCAGCTCGGCGAGCACGGCGGCGGTGGTAGCGCGGCGGCCGTCGGCGTCGTCGGGCGGGAGCACGCGGCCGGGGAACAGTTTCGACCACAGCTGCTTGGCGACGTAATACATCTCGCGCTCGACGCGGTCGGCCTCACCCTCGGCGAGTTTCAGCACCTCGGCCGCGGTCAGGCCGGCGTCGAGTTCCAGTTCGAGCTTCTTGGCGAACTTCGCCTCGCCGAGCCGCCATTCACCCGTGGAGCGCGGCAGCAGGTCGGTTTCGAGCCACGTTTGGTAGTCCTTCAGCGCCGCGACGGCGGCGCGGCACGGCGTCGCCAGCGGCTCGCTGCCGGGCGTCTCGCCGGCGAACTCCCAGATGTCCTTCTCGTAGAAGGCGATCGCCCCCTTGTTCCGGCGGATCGTCACCTCGGTGAGAATCTTGGGCGGGTTCTTCAGGCCGGCCTTCGCGGCGGCAACCACCTGCGGCACCGCGGCGACGCGCTTCGCGGCGTTCTGCACGTTCCGCTCGCGCGGCAGCGTGGACTGCGTGAACAACAGGAACACGCTGTCGGTGAGGAACTCGCCGTACACTCGCGGGTCGAACTCGAAGCGGTTGTCGTTCGCAACGCTCCACAGCGAGTAGTCGAGGCTGTGGGTGAACACCTCGAAGTCGATGCGGCCGTCGCGGGACAGCTTCTTGGGGTCGATCTCCTTCTTCACGTCGGCGAGCGTCTTGCGGGTGAGCTCCACGTCCTTGGCGCGGGCCGCGGGCGAGAGGTCGTCCATGCGGTCGTCGTGGTCGTGGTTCCCCTGCTGCGTCGCGTAGACCGGGTGGAGCCGGAACTGCTGGTCGAGATAGCTCTGGAAGAAGTTGGCGAGGCGGGCGTCCTCGGCGCTCACGGCGGCCGGCGGCTGGGCGGCGGGGGTGGCCATGACGGCGATTCCCAGGAGGACCAGGGCGGCGGGGGCGGCGAATCGCATGGGGGTTCTCGCGGGGGCTACGGGACTGCTAGCCAGCGGTCGGGGTCGAAGCGGAGAATCGTGACGCCCTCGGGGGCGACGGCTTCCGTCGTGCCGACGACGACGAGCACCGCCACGGCGTACCCGGCGGTACGGTAGCGCGTCAGAGCCGTCAGGTCGACGGCGAGTGCGTCGGTGTTAGTTCCGCTGACGAAGCACA carries:
- a CDS encoding class I SAM-dependent methyltransferase, with protein sequence MSAELFRGWELYDRITRANHMKHAETEAAVRAALARRAGPLRVLDLGCGDGRVAADVLAASRVSDYVGVDLSEGALDLHARRPAPGSCLTATRRLICGDIAGTLATLPAGGFDLVLAGFSLHHFPTDRKAGVLGDTARVLAPGGWFVWTDTYRREGESREAFLARLFVEVRTAWVAATPDEREQFVSHIGEFDHPEPLSWMTGRLAARGVALAEVLYRDEFYVSLHFTK
- a CDS encoding outer membrane protein assembly factor BamB family protein, which gives rise to MLTRLPLAAIAAALLTAPVAADNWPQWRGVKNDGHAAGPAPTEWGPDKNVVWKVKLPGRGSSTPCVWEDKIFITSLDAAGTSLLCFGADGVEKWKASLGGPSGRGGRGDEGNDASASCSTDGKHVWAFAGNMKLACFDMAGRETWSVDLDKYGKVGTRGIQFGIHWTPVLYKDKLFLQVMHKNAQKVVALDAATGKELWAVERPGYSKGESPDVYASAFVWEGPGGEALLVAHGNDYCTGHRLDTGAEVWRVAGLNPTTNGAWRFVSCPLVTPDLILVPSCKNGPLVAFNPVGATGSISPGNPAEKWRHKETPDVVSPLRVGNIVYTLNSDNGGLTALDAGTGKQLYRQSLPAKQIYRGNMVHADGKILIVGREGVGFVIQAGPEFKVLATNDLKEKVYASPAVANGRLYVRTWDHLYCFGAK
- the acpP gene encoding acyl carrier protein — encoded protein: MSVEQRVTEIVCEHLAVQKDQVSRTTKFIEDIGADSLDIVELVMELEEEFDIQIPDDQAEKIKTVGEAVDFIEAALKNKPQG
- the rpmF gene encoding 50S ribosomal protein L32; the protein is MAVPKRRTSRSRKGTRRSHHHVTPVQVQYCPKCNEAVMPHRLCPNCGSYQGREVINMDAGDDAK
- a CDS encoding DUF885 domain-containing protein, which encodes MRFAAPAALVLLGIAVMATPAAQPPAAVSAEDARLANFFQSYLDQQFRLHPVYATQQGNHDHDDRMDDLSPAARAKDVELTRKTLADVKKEIDPKKLSRDGRIDFEVFTHSLDYSLWSVANDNRFEFDPRVYGEFLTDSVFLLFTQSTLPRERNVQNAAKRVAAVPQVVAAAKAGLKNPPKILTEVTIRRNKGAIAFYEKDIWEFAGETPGSEPLATPCRAAVAALKDYQTWLETDLLPRSTGEWRLGEAKFAKKLELELDAGLTAAEVLKLAEGEADRVEREMYYVAKQLWSKLFPGRVLPPDDADGRRATTAAVLAELGKDHGKPENLLADVRKTVDGIRTFIREKKILTLPDPDTCKIVEMPEFQRGFSAAYLNPAPPLDPKADSLYAVAPPPRDWSAERVATFFREYNTPMLQVLTIHEAYPGHYVQLAYSNRCPSLVRKVLSSGVFAEGWAVYTEQMMLDQGYGAGDLSLRLHQLKFYLRAVLNAILDHRMHCAGMTDEQALALLMGRGFQTEAEAVAKVARAKQSSTQLSTYFVGRTAFYRLRQDVQRRRGDGFVLGTFHEQVLSHGTLPVKYLPELVR
- a CDS encoding type I phosphomannose isomerase catalytic subunit, translating into MSLPPLRFEPIFKENLWGGSRLPAFLRRPAPRAGAIGEAWVLSDVDGSPSIVADGPHAGKTLRQLLAADARAILGSAPLVNGRFPLLLKFIDARQELSVQVHPDDAQAAAAQPGANGKTEAWVILRTNPDTSRVYAGFREGVTAADFRAALVTKTVPQTLHCFTPAPGDCVFLEAGTVHAIGAELVVFEVQQTCDITYRLYDWDRVDEKTKQPRELHVEQGLACADFTRGPCPPVTPTRRRVSARREPVEWLADCQYFTLFRQTSETPFVVGENGLCRLVVCVAGSGELVNGTRTPVSVGDVVLLPASSGAAVCHPAGSITLLECGVGPGPAR
- the fabD gene encoding ACP S-malonyltransferase — translated: MPNTALLFPGQGAQAVGMAGALCQSHPPAHDLFQHASAALGYDLLDVCVNGPAERLNATDVSQPAIFVASLAALDQLRATQPEALSAVTATAGLSLGEYTALVFAGALSFDDGLKVVKARGAAMQAAAVATPSGMVAVLGVDAPDVEALVAEARAAGTLEVANYLCPGNTVASGVLPALDRLEQLCQEKGGIRTARLAVAGAFHTALMKPADDALAAALAGVELKPPTTPVWSNVDARPHTDPAEIRELLVRQVLSPVRWEDTLRGLMAAGVERFYEVGPGRVLAGLMKRVHRKADFTNVTA